In a single window of the Eshraghiella crossota genome:
- a CDS encoding TetR/AcrR family transcriptional regulator gives MKKTLAAIRNAFIELRSHKPLEKITIKELTEKAEISKATFYLHYQDVYDLSSSIQEEIIDEVFSNIENPETILSDTEGFTRTLFYATSASKALIDIVFADNQAIVLPEKIEEKIKKSIFTIHPEFKDDIRLNISITFRVQGAYNVYRKYYGIYEQEEIINNLCVIFN, from the coding sequence ATGAAAAAAACTTTGGCTGCAATCCGTAATGCATTTATTGAATTAAGGTCACATAAGCCTCTTGAAAAGATTACAATAAAGGAACTGACTGAAAAAGCAGAAATCAGCAAGGCAACATTTTACCTCCATTATCAGGATGTATATGATCTGTCATCATCAATCCAGGAGGAAATAATTGATGAAGTATTTTCCAATATAGAGAATCCTGAAACAATTCTTTCCGATACGGAAGGTTTTACAAGAACACTCTTTTATGCTACGTCTGCGTCTAAAGCACTGATTGATATTGTGTTTGCAGACAATCAGGCAATTGTACTTCCTGAAAAAATTGAGGAGAAGATTAAAAAAAGTATTTTTACCATTCATCCGGAATTTAAAGATGATATAAGGCTTAATATATCTATTACATTCAGGGTGCAGGGGGCCTATAACGTGTATAGAAAATATTACGGAATTTATGAACAGGAGGAGATTATTAACAATCTATGTGTGATATTTAATTAA